In Sebaldella termitidis ATCC 33386, one DNA window encodes the following:
- the rhaB gene encoding rhamnulokinase: MAKYLAADIGASSGRIFEAVLNDRKIELREIFRFDDYLRYEEKTYFWDIEKIYGSIISGLKKYFNENAEDGLSIGIDTWGVDFVILDGKDRMLGKAVSYRDSRTNGMMEKVFGIMAKEKIYEKTGIQFMEFNTLFQLYALNLKNKELLEKAETFLMIPDYLNYLLTGEKINEITNASTTQMMNYKTGFWDDEIVKITGFEKIKNTKLGKAGDTVGNISSTVQRELGVKNLAVILPGTHDTASAIAAVPYSGEEGTAAYISSGTWSLMGIESGYIVNEKSYGLNFTNEASVIENKSRFLKNIMGLWLIQRVKKEYNDEFSFSEIAALAKEEKDFTSLINPNDDRFLNPENMRKAISDYCIETNQKAPENIGQFGKLIFHSLAFLYAKTLKELSELSGLTIRSLNIIGGGSQNEYLNQLTSDAAEIKVIAGPVEATVLGNVTVQAYAGGEIKSIEEGREIIKNSSGLKYYRPERDLKDLYKKFLELC, from the coding sequence ATGGCAAAGTATCTTGCGGCAGATATAGGAGCCTCAAGCGGAAGAATATTTGAAGCGGTACTAAATGACAGAAAGATAGAATTGAGAGAAATATTCCGGTTTGATGATTACCTGAGGTATGAAGAAAAAACTTATTTTTGGGATATTGAGAAAATTTACGGTTCTATAATATCAGGTTTAAAAAAATATTTTAATGAAAATGCAGAAGATGGTCTGAGTATAGGAATAGATACCTGGGGAGTGGACTTTGTAATTCTGGACGGTAAAGACCGTATGCTTGGCAAGGCTGTTTCTTACAGAGATTCAAGAACGAACGGTATGATGGAGAAAGTTTTCGGAATTATGGCAAAAGAGAAAATTTATGAAAAAACAGGAATTCAGTTTATGGAATTTAATACTTTATTTCAGCTCTATGCACTGAATTTGAAAAATAAAGAACTTTTGGAAAAAGCTGAAACGTTTCTTATGATTCCTGATTATCTGAACTATCTGCTGACAGGAGAGAAGATAAATGAAATAACAAATGCATCAACTACACAGATGATGAATTATAAAACAGGCTTTTGGGATGATGAAATAGTAAAAATTACCGGCTTTGAAAAGATAAAGAATACAAAGCTGGGAAAAGCGGGAGATACTGTCGGTAATATAAGCAGCACGGTACAGAGGGAGCTTGGCGTGAAAAACCTTGCTGTAATACTTCCGGGAACACATGATACCGCATCTGCCATTGCAGCAGTACCGTATTCCGGAGAAGAAGGAACAGCAGCATATATAAGCTCGGGAACGTGGTCTCTGATGGGCATAGAAAGCGGGTATATAGTAAATGAAAAATCATACGGGCTGAATTTTACCAATGAAGCCAGTGTGATAGAAAATAAATCGAGATTTTTGAAAAATATTATGGGATTATGGCTGATCCAAAGGGTAAAAAAAGAATATAACGATGAATTTTCATTTTCTGAAATAGCTGCTCTTGCAAAAGAAGAAAAAGATTTCACATCTCTTATTAATCCTAATGATGACAGATTTCTGAATCCTGAGAATATGAGAAAAGCAATAAGTGATTACTGCATTGAGACTAATCAAAAGGCACCGGAAAACATCGGGCAGTTTGGAAAGCTTATATTCCACAGTCTTGCATTTCTTTATGCCAAGACTTTGAAAGAGCTGTCCGAATTAAGCGGACTTACAATAAGAAGCCTGAATATAATAGGAGGAGGATCGCAGAATGAATATCTGAACCAGCTTACTTCAGATGCAGCAGAAATAAAGGTTATTGCAGGGCCGGTAGAAGCAACTGTTCTGGGAAATGTAACAGTTCAGGCTTATGCAGGAGGCGAAATAAAAAGCATAGAAGAAGGAAGAGAAATAATCAAAAACTCGTCAGGACTGAAATACTACAGACCTGAAAGAGATTTGAAAGATCTGTATAAAAAATTTCTTGAATTATGTTAA
- a CDS encoding LacI family DNA-binding transcriptional regulator, which produces MTLEEIAKLCNVSTSTVSRVLNNKKGISEKTRKNILDLVKDLEKQEIPILKKTTKTIAFIVPSLSNYFFSTLLKKILIEVENKNIDILVFDINDDIEREIEVIKNLSNKNIDGMILISSSKNDEKFKIKKELLTFVHPFILMDRKLKDASFDGVYVDNIRGVFALTEYLIKKGKKDITIITGDKNSNISMERIEGYKEALYMNGIEISSGHIVFADFYDSRKIEKSLKSVITEKNYPKTLICCNNIILQIVIKLIMQNNLRINKDITVVSFDNTDFLDNLGFKISCVSPDLDTLVSQSINLILENILNKKNTTRQIDIIPELVEKN; this is translated from the coding sequence ATGACTTTAGAAGAAATCGCAAAATTATGCAATGTTTCTACTTCTACAGTTTCAAGAGTTCTCAATAATAAAAAAGGAATTAGTGAAAAAACAAGAAAAAATATTCTGGATTTAGTTAAGGATTTGGAGAAACAGGAAATACCAATATTGAAAAAAACAACGAAAACAATAGCTTTTATTGTTCCGTCTTTATCAAACTATTTTTTTTCCACTCTCCTGAAAAAAATTCTTATTGAAGTTGAAAATAAAAATATCGATATACTGGTTTTTGATATTAATGATGATATAGAACGTGAAATAGAAGTAATAAAAAATCTAAGCAATAAAAATATCGATGGTATGATTCTCATAAGCTCCAGTAAAAATGACGAAAAGTTTAAGATAAAAAAAGAGCTTCTTACTTTTGTCCATCCGTTTATTCTTATGGACAGAAAATTAAAAGACGCCAGTTTTGACGGTGTTTATGTAGATAATATAAGAGGTGTTTTCGCACTTACCGAATATCTTATAAAAAAAGGAAAGAAAGATATTACCATTATTACCGGTGATAAAAACTCCAATATCAGTATGGAACGGATAGAAGGGTATAAAGAAGCCCTTTATATGAATGGAATTGAAATTTCCAGCGGTCATATTGTCTTTGCGGATTTTTATGATTCACGCAAAATAGAAAAAAGTTTAAAATCTGTTATTACCGAAAAAAATTATCCCAAGACATTAATATGCTGTAATAATATAATACTGCAGATAGTTATTAAATTAATCATGCAGAATAACCTGAGAATAAACAAGGATATTACAGTTGTTTCTTTTGATAATACCGATTTTCTGGATAATCTCGGCTTCAAAATCAGCTGTGTTTCACCTGATCTTGATACTCTGGTTTCACAGTCTATAAATCTGATTTTGGAAAATATATTAAATAAAAAGAATACTACAAGACAGATCGATATTATCCCTGAGCTTGTAGAAAAAAATTAA
- a CDS encoding flavodoxin produces the protein MSKKLVAYFSASGVTKKTAEKIASSAKADIFEIVPEQLYTDNDLDWQNSQSRSSVEMQDKSSRPPISSKIEKIDEYDAILLGFPIWWYVAPTIINTFLESYNFSGKKIALFATSGMSGMGNTTSELKKSSPNAVFIAEKRFASSASQEEIEKWLNDLDI, from the coding sequence ATGAGTAAAAAACTTGTAGCATATTTTAGTGCAAGCGGTGTAACAAAAAAAACAGCCGAAAAAATAGCATCATCTGCAAAAGCCGATATATTTGAAATCGTCCCGGAGCAGCTCTATACTGATAATGATCTGGACTGGCAGAATTCTCAGAGTAGAAGTTCTGTCGAAATGCAGGATAAATCAAGCCGCCCGCCCATAAGCAGTAAAATTGAAAAAATTGATGAATACGATGCTATTTTACTGGGCTTCCCGATTTGGTGGTATGTAGCTCCAACAATTATAAATACTTTTCTGGAAAGCTATAATTTTTCCGGCAAGAAAATCGCTTTATTTGCTACATCAGGTATGAGCGGAATGGGAAATACAACTTCAGAATTAAAAAAATCTTCCCCTAATGCAGTTTTTATTGCAGAAAAACGATTCGCATCTTCTGCTTCTCAGGAAGAAATAGAAAAATGGCTTAATGATCTGGATATTTGA
- a CDS encoding cyclophilin-like fold protein, translating into MKKISVIIILISFLGIIVIIANNRYDQINSVLKNRKIEISDNKNFQKISGNNNKKEADKMEDIRIKLTFNNKEIIVRMNDNKTARDFIELLPLKLDFRDYAGTEKVSDLPKKLSKDGAPSGSKPSAGSFAYYSPWGNLAVFYKDFQYSNGLIILGETEAGLENLKDIDGEVKVEILQ; encoded by the coding sequence ATGAAAAAAATATCTGTAATAATAATTTTGATATCTTTTTTGGGAATTATTGTGATTATAGCTAATAACAGATATGATCAGATAAATTCTGTTTTGAAAAATAGAAAAATAGAGATATCGGATAATAAAAATTTTCAGAAAATAAGCGGGAATAATAATAAAAAAGAGGCGGATAAAATGGAGGACATAAGGATAAAACTAACTTTTAATAATAAGGAGATTATTGTCAGAATGAATGATAATAAGACAGCTAGAGATTTTATAGAATTGCTTCCGTTAAAATTAGATTTTAGAGATTATGCGGGTACAGAAAAAGTCAGTGATCTTCCGAAAAAATTATCTAAAGACGGAGCACCCTCCGGAAGCAAGCCGTCAGCCGGAAGCTTTGCCTACTATTCTCCATGGGGAAATTTAGCAGTTTTTTATAAGGATTTTCAATATTCAAACGGATTAATTATCTTAGGTGAAACAGAGGCCGGATTAGAAAATCTGAAAGATATTGACGGCGAAGTTAAGGTAGAAATTCTTCAGTAA